Genomic DNA from Mycolicibacterium helvum:
TCGACCTGGCCGACACCCGGCTGGACGCGGCCAGGAGTTTCGGCGCCGACGTCGTCGTCAATCCCGCGCGCCACGATCCTCGCGAGGTGATCCTGGGGCTGACGGATGGGCTGGGTGCCGACGTCGTGATGGAGGCGGTCGGGCTCCCCCAGACCTTCGAGCAGGCGGTCACGCTGGTGCGGCCGGGTGGGCATGTCGCGAACGTCGGCGTACACGGCACGGCCGCGACGTTGCATCTCGAGGACATCTGGATCAAGAACATCACCATCACCACTGGACTGGTGGACACGTTCTCGACGCCCACCCTGATCAAGTTGCTCGCCAGCGGAAAGTTGGACACCACATCGATGGTCACCCATCGATTCGGCCTCGACGAGTTCACCCGGGCCTACGACGTGTTTGGTGATGCCGCCGCTACGGGGGCACTGAAAGTCCTGCTGACTGCCAAGCGGTAGTAATCGGGCGGCCCTCGACGGGTCTAGCGCGGCCCGTACACGCCGGCCAGGTACTCGTCGCGGCAGGCGCGCCGGGCCAACTTGCCACTCGTGGTGCGCGGGATCGTGCCGGCGGCGACCATGCGGACGTCGGCAACCGGCAGGGCGTGCTGGCGCGAGACGGCCGCCCGGATCACCTCGACGATGGGCCCGGGTTCGGCCTTGCCCGCACCGGGGGCCCGCTCGGCGACGATCACCAGGCGCTCCCCCGCGCCTTCGGCGGCAGGCACGGAGAAGGCCGCCACGAACCCGGTCCGCACAGCCGGCGAGGCCGCGGCAACGGTGGCCTCGATGTCCTGCGGATAGTGATTGCGGCCGTCGATGATCACCAGATCCTTGATCCGGCCGGTGATGTAGAGCTGACCGTCCAGGTGCACACCCATGTCGCCGGTGCGAAACCAGGTGGCCTCGGCCGGGGCCCCGTCGGCGTGGCTGCCGCTCTCCAGCCGCACCTGCAGCTTGTTGCGGAACGACCGCTCGGTCTCGACGTCCCGGCCCCAATACCCGCGGCCGATGTTGTCGCCATGCAGCCAGATCTCGCCCACCTGGCCGTCGGGGAGTTCGACTTCGGACACCGGGTCCACGATGGCCGCCCACTGGCTGCGCGCAACCCGCCCGCAGGACACCTGCGGCACGGCGTTGGGCGCGTCGGGCGGCACCCGCACCGCGCGGCCGGCACCGAGTTCGGTGCGATCGAGATACGTTGCGCGGGCCTGATCTTCGGCGCCGATGGTCGATACGAACAGGGTTGCCTCGGCCATGCCGTAGGACGGTTTGACCGCGGTGGGCGGCAGCCCGTAGGGGGCGAACACGTCGTTGAAGGTGTTGATCGAATCGATGTTGACCGGCTCGGAGCCATTGATCAGCCCGGCCACGTTGCTCAGGTCGAGGTCCTCGCCCCGGGGCGGCAGGCCCCGCTGCGCGGCGAGCTCGAAGGCGAAGTTGGGCGCGGCGGCGAAGGTTCGACCGTATTGTGCTTCCACGGCAAGCTCTTTGATCCAGCGATGGGGCCGGCGCACGAACGCCGTCGGCGACATCAGCGTCAGATGCCCGCCGAACATCGCCGGGAACATGATCATCAGCAGGCCCATGTCATGGAACAGGGGCAGCCAGCTGACGCTGGTGGTGTCGAAGTCCAATCCCACCGAGATGATCATCTGGGCGACGTTGGTCAGCACCGCCCGGTGGGTGATCTCCACTCCGGCGGGGGTGCGCGTCGAGCCCGACGTGTACTGCAGATAGGCCAGATCACTGCTCTGCAACCGCGCTGGGGTGAAGGTCGCGCCGACCGACTCCGGCAGCGCGTCGAGCGCGATCACCCGGGGGCGCTGCGATCGCGGCGACGTACGCAGGAAGCTCCGCACCCGGTCGGCTGCCGCCGTGGTGGTGAGCACCACCGAGGGCTGGGCGTCCGACATGACGGCTTCGAGTCGTTCGCCGTGGCCCGGCAGTTCCGGCGCGAACAACGGGACGGCGATAGTGCCGGCCTGGATCGCGCCGAAGAAACCGACCACGTAGTCGATGCCCTGCGGCGCCAGTATCGCAACCCGGTCACCGGGCTGGGTCACCTGCTGCAGCCGTGCGGCGACCGCACGCAGCCGCGCGCCAAGCTCCCGCCACGTCAGCTCGACGGCGTTGCCGGTGGAGTCGTGGTCATAGTCGAGGTAGCGATACACCACGCTGTCGCCGAACTCGAGCACGTTGTGGTCGAGAAAGGTCATCAGCGTCAGGCCTGGCGGCAGGACGATGTTGCCGTCGGCATCGAGGTAATCCTCGAGTTTCAAGCGCGTCCCCTGACCAGAATTGGCAAGTGTTCCGCGGTTCATAAGGAGATTTTAAGACTCCTGCCGGTGCCACACCGCCTACATGTGTCGGCGTGCCGCGATCTCGCGGCACCTCGGCGAGGCTGAGCCGTCGCCGGGCCCCAAGAAAGTACGGCGTCGTGTTCACTCAGGTGTGACACCCTGTGCAGCAATGCGTACCGCCGATGATCGTCGCGAGCGAAGGTGAAAATGGGTTCTGGAAACCGCCATGTCGAGGTGGAGCGAAAGTTCGACGTCCCCGCAGGCACGGTGTTCCCGTCCTTCGACGGGCTTGCCGCGGTGGCCCGGGTGGAGCGGCAACCAGCGCAGTCGCTGGACGCTGTGTACTTCGACACACCCGGGCGCGATTTGGCCGCCCACCGGATCACGCTGCGCCGCCGCACGGGTGGCCCCGATGCCGGCTGGCACCTCAAGCTGCCCGCCGGGCCCGACGCCCGCACCGAGGTCCATGCACCGCTGGACACCTCCACCGAAGTGGCGGACATGCCGGTGCCCGACGAGCTGCTCGACATCGTGCTGGCGATCGTGCGGGACCGCCCGCTGGCGCCGGTCGCGCGGATCGCCACGACCC
This window encodes:
- a CDS encoding fatty acyl-AMP ligase, with translation MNRGTLANSGQGTRLKLEDYLDADGNIVLPPGLTLMTFLDHNVLEFGDSVVYRYLDYDHDSTGNAVELTWRELGARLRAVAARLQQVTQPGDRVAILAPQGIDYVVGFFGAIQAGTIAVPLFAPELPGHGERLEAVMSDAQPSVVLTTTAAADRVRSFLRTSPRSQRPRVIALDALPESVGATFTPARLQSSDLAYLQYTSGSTRTPAGVEITHRAVLTNVAQMIISVGLDFDTTSVSWLPLFHDMGLLMIMFPAMFGGHLTLMSPTAFVRRPHRWIKELAVEAQYGRTFAAAPNFAFELAAQRGLPPRGEDLDLSNVAGLINGSEPVNIDSINTFNDVFAPYGLPPTAVKPSYGMAEATLFVSTIGAEDQARATYLDRTELGAGRAVRVPPDAPNAVPQVSCGRVARSQWAAIVDPVSEVELPDGQVGEIWLHGDNIGRGYWGRDVETERSFRNKLQVRLESGSHADGAPAEATWFRTGDMGVHLDGQLYITGRIKDLVIIDGRNHYPQDIEATVAAASPAVRTGFVAAFSVPAAEGAGERLVIVAERAPGAGKAEPGPIVEVIRAAVSRQHALPVADVRMVAAGTIPRTTSGKLARRACRDEYLAGVYGPR